One segment of Anopheles stephensi strain Indian chromosome 3, UCI_ANSTEP_V1.0, whole genome shotgun sequence DNA contains the following:
- the LOC118513847 gene encoding WD repeat-containing protein 7 isoform X1, giving the protein MLNTNLVVPVVLWGPNTPTHCVSSVFLSRDQKILATGCYDGQICLWQVDPDTLQMTPRCLLVGHTAPVLCLTRASIIQDNNFLVSSSENGEMCTWDLVDGKCTESIKMPQVHTNIQAYHMANCDDIRLFCNGYYAEIMVMDPFSLEVLFCLSSKVNPDWISALHVLRPSKRKDDVVLAITTTGTVKVWTLIGNENKYSEPIYENESKQIRCLNAITMNCCSQNQRTVLIVCAKYWQIYDAGDFTVLCSVISPSGERWMGGDFLSNDRVILWSDEGKGYLFRLPANSIPDNKDFHGPSVGKDSPFLYCILSQTGEKPLSCPPTMKLVTSNRSGKTQKYLLRGDSEGYVNIWAVPDISMEQIKQIQTQKQHPASLESTICTSLLEAWNKMNPLPVGILDQLYQNSEPLIKLTASIYLPQQSRLVVGREDGSIIIVPATQTVMLHLLHGNHQQFSDWPPHQILNGHSGRVNCLLCPSLAHSRYEKAHLVSGGVDFAVCLWDLYSGNLIHRFCVHAGEITQLLVPPPTCSPRILKCICSVASDHSVTLLSLQERKCVTLASRHLFPVISIKWRPLDDFLIVGCSDGTVYVWQMETGHLDRVLHGILAEEVLNACDENSGETGSSTGSTSEMGLANPAVHFFRGLRHRNINAIRHATQRGIHQLQQLHAHNNHHGDFLMKNRSSPLIIQGLRTNPKDAESHILFFDIEGLIFELHAEEYAAMSPNTLEAEGLLIPTGTDTHASDAGKKISDFFGRVKNKAGDMEKILKEKDKHGILAKMKEGAENVQTKVQAKLDSVVKNVGETGKDSSEIAKKIAPRMEATHVMEVAQLLLSLIHSWGLDPHLDKVCETQLGLLRPMIPVSFGVLSKGGYMSLLLPTWQNNIVINSTPDELKTVAMTAEQFRREGLTKLFTARLHWELSTTLTSNHLLAMVAMSNTLMSMNMATFIPEQERARKLHRQSTRATWSNEEEQEEAFTQQQAQIKQGWSLLSTHHCFLLPEKIDALDANNFKRPQVEMMARRWQHHCLEIREAAQQLLLGELGRMGKKGRKQLVESWAQYLPMYTHTEPIVQQAPSTGQSNAGSPTSSPTGGQPGALEHEEESEEEEEVVRKPSSLAELKRKQTTAVVLLGVIGAEFGQDISATDGKRSNENRRKSSVVEGFGIGNNNLARSTSMALTHLLLAPATPKLPAFTPLRRAAIDLIGRGFTVWEPYIDVSKVLLGLLEMCCDSTRLIPSLNYKLPLTPQADACRTARHALRLIATARPAAFITTMAREVARYNTLQQNAQAISVPITQSVLHRAKREILQCVEMLIDKMQTEIANLLVEVMDITLHCVDSGDLKNKGLAEVSPLMCKFNQVSHCSASRRIAVGASNGHLAIYELRQNKCQMIPAHTKPVTALAFSPDGKFLVSYSCTENRLSFWQTSAGMFGLGQSQTRCIKGYSTAPIPDIGRLNPMRLAKLIWINNRTVTLMLADGSETRFNV; this is encoded by the exons ATGCTCAATACCAATCTCGTTGTGCCCGTGGTACTTTGGGGCCcgaacacaccaacacactgtGTGTCGAGTGTGTTTCTGTCACGGGACCAGAAAATCCTTGCGACGGGTTGCTACGATGGTCAAATTTGTTTATG GCAGGTGGACCCGGACACGCTCCAGATGACCCCGCGATGTCTTTTGGTAGGACATACGGCACCGGTGCTGTGCCTAACGCGAGCGTCCATTATCCAGGATAACAACTTCCTGGTTAGCTCGTCGGAAAACGGTGAGATGTGCACGTGGGATCTGGTGGATGGAAAGTGCACGGAAAGCATCAAGATGCCACAGGTGCACACCAACATCCAGGCGTACCACATGGCCAACTGCGATGATATCCGTCTGTTTTGCAACGGTTACTATGCGGAAATTATGGTGATGGATCCGTTCAGCCTGGAGGTACTGTTCTGCCTCAGCTCGAAGGTAAACCCGGATTGGATTTCGGCCCTGCATGTACTGCGACCATCGAAGCGCAAGGACGACGTGGTGCtggccatcaccaccaccggtacGGTGAAGGTGTGGACACTGATCGGCAACGAGAACAAGTACTCGGAACCAATCTACGAGAATGAATCGAAACAGATACGCTGCCTGAACGCCATCACGATGAACTGTTGCTCGCAGAACCAGCGCACCGTGCTGATTGTTTGCGCCAAGTATTGGCAGATATACGATGCGGGTGATTTTACCGTGCTGTGCAGCGTAATTTCACCTTCCGGCGAACGGTGGATGGGTGGAGATTTCCTCTCGAACGATCGGGTCATCCTGTGGTCGGACGAGGGTAAGGGATACTTGTTTCGCCTGCCAGCGAACAGCATCCCGGACAATAAGGATTTCCATGGTCCATCCGTTGGAAAGGATTCACCGTTCCTGTACTGCATTTTATCGCAAACGGGGGAGAAGCCCCTGTCCTGTCCACCGACCATGAAACTGGTCACCTCGAATCGTAGCGGAAAGACACAGAAATATCTGCTACGAGGTGATTCGGAGGGTTACGTGAATATCTGGGCCGTGCCCGATATTTCGATGGAGCAGATTAAGCAAATTCAAACTCAAAAACAGCATCCGGCAT CTCTGGAATCAACTATTTGCACGTCGCTCCTTGAAGCGTGGAACAAAATGAACCCGCTGCCGGTGGGCATACTGGACCAGCTTTATCAGAACAGTGAGCCACTGATTAAGCTAACCGCTAGCATTTACTTGCCACAGCAAAGTCGGCTAGTAGTTGGCCGGGAAGATGGAAGCATCATTATCGTTCCGGCCACGCAGACCGTCATGTTGCATCTGCTACACGGCAACCACCAGCAGTTCAGTG ATTGGCCACCACATCAAATCCTAAACGGACACAGCGGGCGGGTAAATTGCTTGCTGTGTCCTTCGCTGGCACATTCACGGTACGAAAAAGCGCATCTCGTATCGGGTGGAGTGGATTTTGCCGTCTGTCTGTGGGATCTTTACAGCGGCAATCTGATTCACCGGTTTTGTGTGCATGCCGGCGAGATTACTCAGCTGCTGGTACCGCCACCGACGTGCAGC CCTCGCATCCTCAAGTGCATCTGCTCGGTGGCATCGGACCACTCGGTCACGCTGCTCAGCTTGCAGGAGCGTAAGTGTGTAACGCTCGCCAGTCGCCACCTGTTTCCGGTAATTTCGATTAAATGGCGCCCGCTCGATGATTTCCTCATCGTCGGCTGTTCCGATGGGACGGTGTACGTGTGGCAGATGGAAACCGGCCATCTGGATCGTGTGCTGCACGGCATCCTAGCGGAGGAGGTGTTGAACGCGTGTGATGAGAATAGTGGCGAAACGGGCAGCAGCACTGGATCTACGTCGGAAATGGGATTGGCGAACCCGGCCGTTCATTTCTTCCG TGGTTTAAGACATCGAAACATAAACGCAATACGGCACGCTACCCAGCGCGGAATTCATCAGCTACAGCAgctacacgcacacaacaatcacCATGGAGACTTTTTGATGAAGAATCGAAGCAGCCCACTGATTATTCAGGGTCTGCGAACCAACCCCAAAG ACGCCGAAAGTCACATCCTCTTCTTTGACATCGAAGGATTGATATTTGAGCTGCACGCGGAAGAGTATGCCGCCATGAGCCCGAACACGCTAGAG GCTGAAGGCCTCTTGATCCCAACAGGCACGGATACCCATGCGTCCGATGCAGGAAAGAAAATATCAG ATTTCTTCGGACGCGTGAAAAATAAGGCTGGCGATATGGAGAAAATACTGAAAGAGAAAGATAAGCATG GAATCCTCGCCAAAATGAAGGAAGGCGCAGAGAATGTTCAAACAAAGGTGCAGGCAAAGCTCGACAGTGTGGTGAAAAATGTCGGAGAAACCGGTAAGG ATTCGTCGgaaattgcgaagaaaatcgCACCCCGCATGGAAGCGACCCACGTGATGGAGGTCGCACAGCTGCTGTTGTCGTTAATCCACTCCTGGGGACTCGATCCACATTTGGACAAAGTGTGCGAAACGCAACTTGGCCTGCTGCGCCCAATG ATTCCCGTGTCGTTCGGTGTGCTGTCGAAGGGTGGCTACATGTCGCTGCTGTTGCCGACCTGGCAAAACAATATCGTTATCAATTCCACCCCGGACGAGCTGAAGACGGTTGCGATGACGGCGGAACAGTTCCGACGGGAGGGTTTGACGAAGTTGTTTACCGCACGGCTTCACTGGGAGCTAAGCACGACACTTACCTCCAACCATCTGCTAGCCATGGTGGCCATGTCTAACACGCTGATGTCGATGAATATGGCCACGTTCATACCGGAGCAGGAGCGTGCCCGGAAGCTGCACCGCCAATCGACGCGCGCCACCTGGAGCAACgaggaggagcaggaggaAGCGTTCACCCAGCAGCAGGCTCAGATAAAGCAGGGCTGGAGCCTGCTGTCGACCCACCACTGCTTCCTGCTGCCGGAAAAGATCGATGCGCTCGATGCGAACAACTTCAAGCGTCCGCAGGTCGAGATGATGGCTAGAAGATGGCAGCATCACTGTTTGGAAATCCGGGAAGCCGCCCAACAGCTGCTCCTCGGCGAGCTGGGCCGGATGGGCAAGAAGGGCCGCAAGCAGCTGGTGGAAAGCTGGGCCCAATATCTGCCCATGTACACGCACACGGAACCGATCGTGCAGCAGGCGCCAAGCACGGGACAATCGAACGCCGGGTCGCCCACCTCCAGCCCCACCGGTGGTCAGCCGGGCGCACTCGAGCACGAAGAAGAgtcggaagaggaggaggaagtaGTCCGCAAACCGTCCAGCTTGGCCGAACTGAAGCGCAAACAAACGACCGCCGTCGTGCTGCTCGGTGTGATCGGTGCCGAGTTTGGCCAGGACATTTCCGCCACCGATGGTAAGCGTAGCAACGAAAACCGTCGCAAGAGTTCGGTCGTCGAAGGGTTCGGCATCGGCAACAATAATCTCGCCCGTTCCACCTCGATGGCACTGACGCATCTGCTGCTCGCTCCGGCAACACCGAAGCTGCCCGCCTTCACGCCCTTGCGCCGGGCGGCAATCGATTTGATTGGGCGCGGCTTCACCGTGTGGGAACCGTACATTGACGTGAGCAAGGTGTTGCTGGGACTGTTGGAGATGTGTTGCGACTCGACCCGGTTAATACCGAGCCTGAACTACAAGCTGCCGCTGACACCGCAGGCCGACGCATGCCGGACGGCACGGCACGCGCTGCGGCTGATTGCGACGGCCCGGCCGGCCGCCTTCATCACGACGATGGCGCGCGAGGTAGCGCGGTACAACACGCTGCAGCAGAATGCGCAGGCGATAAGCGTCCCCATTACGCAGTCGGTGCTACACCGGGCCAAGCGGGAGATACTGCAGTGTGTGGAAATGCTCATCGATAAGATGCAGACGGAGATCGCCAATCTGCTCGTGGAG GTGATGGACATAACGCTGCACTGCGTCGACTCGGGTGATCTTAAAAACAAAGGGCTGGCCGAGGTTAGCCCGCTGATGTGTAAATTCAATCAAGTTTCACACTGCAGCGCGTCGCGCCGTATCGCAG TCGGTGCTAGTAACGGCCACCTAGCCATCTACGAACTGCGCCAAAACAAATGCCAGATGATACCGGCCCACACCAAACCGGTAACGGCGCTCGCGTTCAGCCCGGACGGCAAATTTCTGGTAAGCTACTCGTGCACCGAAAACCGACTCAGCTTCTGGCAGACGAGTGCCGGCATGTTTGGGCTCGGTCAGTCCCAGACCCGCTGCATCAAGGGCTACTCAACTGCACCGATCCCGGACATCGGACGGCTCAATCCGATGCGGCTGGCAAAGCTGATCTGGATCAACAACCGCACCGTGACGCTAATGCTGGCCGACGGATCCGAAACGCGGTTCAACGTTTAA
- the LOC118513847 gene encoding WD repeat-containing protein 7 isoform X3 — translation MLNTNLVVPVVLWGPNTPTHCVSSVFLSRDQKILATGCYDGQICLWQVDPDTLQMTPRCLLVGHTAPVLCLTRASIIQDNNFLVSSSENGEMCTWDLVDGKCTESIKMPQVHTNIQAYHMANCDDIRLFCNGYYAEIMVMDPFSLEVLFCLSSKVNPDWISALHVLRPSKRKDDVVLAITTTGTVKVWTLIGNENKYSEPIYENESKQIRCLNAITMNCCSQNQRTVLIVCAKYWQIYDAGDFTVLCSVISPSGERWMGGDFLSNDRVILWSDEGKGYLFRLPANSIPDNKDFHGPSVGKDSPFLYCILSQTGEKPLSCPPTMKLVTSNRSGKTQKYLLRGDSEGYVNIWAVPDISMEQIKQIQTQKQHPASLESTICTSLLEAWNKMNPLPVGILDQLYQNSEPLIKLTASIYLPQQSRLVVGREDGSIIIVPATQTVMLHLLHGNHQQFSDWPPHQILNGHSGRVNCLLCPSLAHSRYEKAHLVSGGVDFAVCLWDLYSGNLIHRFCVHAGEITQLLVPPPTCSPRILKCICSVASDHSVTLLSLQERKCVTLASRHLFPVISIKWRPLDDFLIVGCSDGTVYVWQMETGHLDRVLHGILAEEVLNACDENSGETGSSTGSTSEMGLANPAVHFFRGLRHRNINAIRHATQRGIHQLQQLHAHNNHHGDFLMKNRSSPLIIQGLRTNPKDAESHILFFDIEGLIFELHAEEYAAMSPNTLEAEGLLIPTGTDTHASDAGKKISGILAKMKEGAENVQTKVQAKLDSVVKNVGETGKDSSEIAKKIAPRMEATHVMEVAQLLLSLIHSWGLDPHLDKVCETQLGLLRPMIPVSFGVLSKGGYMSLLLPTWQNNIVINSTPDELKTVAMTAEQFRREGLTKLFTARLHWELSTTLTSNHLLAMVAMSNTLMSMNMATFIPEQERARKLHRQSTRATWSNEEEQEEAFTQQQAQIKQGWSLLSTHHCFLLPEKIDALDANNFKRPQVEMMARRWQHHCLEIREAAQQLLLGELGRMGKKGRKQLVESWAQYLPMYTHTEPIVQQAPSTGQSNAGSPTSSPTGGQPGALEHEEESEEEEEVVRKPSSLAELKRKQTTAVVLLGVIGAEFGQDISATDGKRSNENRRKSSVVEGFGIGNNNLARSTSMALTHLLLAPATPKLPAFTPLRRAAIDLIGRGFTVWEPYIDVSKVLLGLLEMCCDSTRLIPSLNYKLPLTPQADACRTARHALRLIATARPAAFITTMAREVARYNTLQQNAQAISVPITQSVLHRAKREILQCVEMLIDKMQTEIANLLVEVMDITLHCVDSGDLKNKGLAEVSPLMCKFNQVSHCSASRRIAVGASNGHLAIYELRQNKCQMIPAHTKPVTALAFSPDGKFLVSYSCTENRLSFWQTSAGMFGLGQSQTRCIKGYSTAPIPDIGRLNPMRLAKLIWINNRTVTLMLADGSETRFNV, via the exons ATGCTCAATACCAATCTCGTTGTGCCCGTGGTACTTTGGGGCCcgaacacaccaacacactgtGTGTCGAGTGTGTTTCTGTCACGGGACCAGAAAATCCTTGCGACGGGTTGCTACGATGGTCAAATTTGTTTATG GCAGGTGGACCCGGACACGCTCCAGATGACCCCGCGATGTCTTTTGGTAGGACATACGGCACCGGTGCTGTGCCTAACGCGAGCGTCCATTATCCAGGATAACAACTTCCTGGTTAGCTCGTCGGAAAACGGTGAGATGTGCACGTGGGATCTGGTGGATGGAAAGTGCACGGAAAGCATCAAGATGCCACAGGTGCACACCAACATCCAGGCGTACCACATGGCCAACTGCGATGATATCCGTCTGTTTTGCAACGGTTACTATGCGGAAATTATGGTGATGGATCCGTTCAGCCTGGAGGTACTGTTCTGCCTCAGCTCGAAGGTAAACCCGGATTGGATTTCGGCCCTGCATGTACTGCGACCATCGAAGCGCAAGGACGACGTGGTGCtggccatcaccaccaccggtacGGTGAAGGTGTGGACACTGATCGGCAACGAGAACAAGTACTCGGAACCAATCTACGAGAATGAATCGAAACAGATACGCTGCCTGAACGCCATCACGATGAACTGTTGCTCGCAGAACCAGCGCACCGTGCTGATTGTTTGCGCCAAGTATTGGCAGATATACGATGCGGGTGATTTTACCGTGCTGTGCAGCGTAATTTCACCTTCCGGCGAACGGTGGATGGGTGGAGATTTCCTCTCGAACGATCGGGTCATCCTGTGGTCGGACGAGGGTAAGGGATACTTGTTTCGCCTGCCAGCGAACAGCATCCCGGACAATAAGGATTTCCATGGTCCATCCGTTGGAAAGGATTCACCGTTCCTGTACTGCATTTTATCGCAAACGGGGGAGAAGCCCCTGTCCTGTCCACCGACCATGAAACTGGTCACCTCGAATCGTAGCGGAAAGACACAGAAATATCTGCTACGAGGTGATTCGGAGGGTTACGTGAATATCTGGGCCGTGCCCGATATTTCGATGGAGCAGATTAAGCAAATTCAAACTCAAAAACAGCATCCGGCAT CTCTGGAATCAACTATTTGCACGTCGCTCCTTGAAGCGTGGAACAAAATGAACCCGCTGCCGGTGGGCATACTGGACCAGCTTTATCAGAACAGTGAGCCACTGATTAAGCTAACCGCTAGCATTTACTTGCCACAGCAAAGTCGGCTAGTAGTTGGCCGGGAAGATGGAAGCATCATTATCGTTCCGGCCACGCAGACCGTCATGTTGCATCTGCTACACGGCAACCACCAGCAGTTCAGTG ATTGGCCACCACATCAAATCCTAAACGGACACAGCGGGCGGGTAAATTGCTTGCTGTGTCCTTCGCTGGCACATTCACGGTACGAAAAAGCGCATCTCGTATCGGGTGGAGTGGATTTTGCCGTCTGTCTGTGGGATCTTTACAGCGGCAATCTGATTCACCGGTTTTGTGTGCATGCCGGCGAGATTACTCAGCTGCTGGTACCGCCACCGACGTGCAGC CCTCGCATCCTCAAGTGCATCTGCTCGGTGGCATCGGACCACTCGGTCACGCTGCTCAGCTTGCAGGAGCGTAAGTGTGTAACGCTCGCCAGTCGCCACCTGTTTCCGGTAATTTCGATTAAATGGCGCCCGCTCGATGATTTCCTCATCGTCGGCTGTTCCGATGGGACGGTGTACGTGTGGCAGATGGAAACCGGCCATCTGGATCGTGTGCTGCACGGCATCCTAGCGGAGGAGGTGTTGAACGCGTGTGATGAGAATAGTGGCGAAACGGGCAGCAGCACTGGATCTACGTCGGAAATGGGATTGGCGAACCCGGCCGTTCATTTCTTCCG TGGTTTAAGACATCGAAACATAAACGCAATACGGCACGCTACCCAGCGCGGAATTCATCAGCTACAGCAgctacacgcacacaacaatcacCATGGAGACTTTTTGATGAAGAATCGAAGCAGCCCACTGATTATTCAGGGTCTGCGAACCAACCCCAAAG ACGCCGAAAGTCACATCCTCTTCTTTGACATCGAAGGATTGATATTTGAGCTGCACGCGGAAGAGTATGCCGCCATGAGCCCGAACACGCTAGAG GCTGAAGGCCTCTTGATCCCAACAGGCACGGATACCCATGCGTCCGATGCAGGAAAGAAAATATCAG GAATCCTCGCCAAAATGAAGGAAGGCGCAGAGAATGTTCAAACAAAGGTGCAGGCAAAGCTCGACAGTGTGGTGAAAAATGTCGGAGAAACCGGTAAGG ATTCGTCGgaaattgcgaagaaaatcgCACCCCGCATGGAAGCGACCCACGTGATGGAGGTCGCACAGCTGCTGTTGTCGTTAATCCACTCCTGGGGACTCGATCCACATTTGGACAAAGTGTGCGAAACGCAACTTGGCCTGCTGCGCCCAATG ATTCCCGTGTCGTTCGGTGTGCTGTCGAAGGGTGGCTACATGTCGCTGCTGTTGCCGACCTGGCAAAACAATATCGTTATCAATTCCACCCCGGACGAGCTGAAGACGGTTGCGATGACGGCGGAACAGTTCCGACGGGAGGGTTTGACGAAGTTGTTTACCGCACGGCTTCACTGGGAGCTAAGCACGACACTTACCTCCAACCATCTGCTAGCCATGGTGGCCATGTCTAACACGCTGATGTCGATGAATATGGCCACGTTCATACCGGAGCAGGAGCGTGCCCGGAAGCTGCACCGCCAATCGACGCGCGCCACCTGGAGCAACgaggaggagcaggaggaAGCGTTCACCCAGCAGCAGGCTCAGATAAAGCAGGGCTGGAGCCTGCTGTCGACCCACCACTGCTTCCTGCTGCCGGAAAAGATCGATGCGCTCGATGCGAACAACTTCAAGCGTCCGCAGGTCGAGATGATGGCTAGAAGATGGCAGCATCACTGTTTGGAAATCCGGGAAGCCGCCCAACAGCTGCTCCTCGGCGAGCTGGGCCGGATGGGCAAGAAGGGCCGCAAGCAGCTGGTGGAAAGCTGGGCCCAATATCTGCCCATGTACACGCACACGGAACCGATCGTGCAGCAGGCGCCAAGCACGGGACAATCGAACGCCGGGTCGCCCACCTCCAGCCCCACCGGTGGTCAGCCGGGCGCACTCGAGCACGAAGAAGAgtcggaagaggaggaggaagtaGTCCGCAAACCGTCCAGCTTGGCCGAACTGAAGCGCAAACAAACGACCGCCGTCGTGCTGCTCGGTGTGATCGGTGCCGAGTTTGGCCAGGACATTTCCGCCACCGATGGTAAGCGTAGCAACGAAAACCGTCGCAAGAGTTCGGTCGTCGAAGGGTTCGGCATCGGCAACAATAATCTCGCCCGTTCCACCTCGATGGCACTGACGCATCTGCTGCTCGCTCCGGCAACACCGAAGCTGCCCGCCTTCACGCCCTTGCGCCGGGCGGCAATCGATTTGATTGGGCGCGGCTTCACCGTGTGGGAACCGTACATTGACGTGAGCAAGGTGTTGCTGGGACTGTTGGAGATGTGTTGCGACTCGACCCGGTTAATACCGAGCCTGAACTACAAGCTGCCGCTGACACCGCAGGCCGACGCATGCCGGACGGCACGGCACGCGCTGCGGCTGATTGCGACGGCCCGGCCGGCCGCCTTCATCACGACGATGGCGCGCGAGGTAGCGCGGTACAACACGCTGCAGCAGAATGCGCAGGCGATAAGCGTCCCCATTACGCAGTCGGTGCTACACCGGGCCAAGCGGGAGATACTGCAGTGTGTGGAAATGCTCATCGATAAGATGCAGACGGAGATCGCCAATCTGCTCGTGGAG GTGATGGACATAACGCTGCACTGCGTCGACTCGGGTGATCTTAAAAACAAAGGGCTGGCCGAGGTTAGCCCGCTGATGTGTAAATTCAATCAAGTTTCACACTGCAGCGCGTCGCGCCGTATCGCAG TCGGTGCTAGTAACGGCCACCTAGCCATCTACGAACTGCGCCAAAACAAATGCCAGATGATACCGGCCCACACCAAACCGGTAACGGCGCTCGCGTTCAGCCCGGACGGCAAATTTCTGGTAAGCTACTCGTGCACCGAAAACCGACTCAGCTTCTGGCAGACGAGTGCCGGCATGTTTGGGCTCGGTCAGTCCCAGACCCGCTGCATCAAGGGCTACTCAACTGCACCGATCCCGGACATCGGACGGCTCAATCCGATGCGGCTGGCAAAGCTGATCTGGATCAACAACCGCACCGTGACGCTAATGCTGGCCGACGGATCCGAAACGCGGTTCAACGTTTAA